DNA sequence from the Ruminococcus albus 7 = DSM 20455 genome:
TAGTATGCGCTGTGATCATAATAATCAAAGTTTGCACCATGGATTTTACTATACAAATGGATTCTCCTGTACCTTTCGGACATCCTTTATATGGTGACAGCTCGTACTTATTTGCATCATTTATTGCATCAGGCAAGGTAACTGCCGTTGCAGTATCATCCTTTGTGATCTCCCTTGGATCGTATTTTCTTACAATGTGGCGTTTGCACGAAAGGAGAGAACCATAGTGAAAGGACTTGTATATAAGGAATGGAAACAGAACCATCGTTCCATTCTTTCAATGATACTTTGTGCGTTTGCCCCTTTTGCCCTGATCACGCTCCTGGAAGGTGAAGATTCTGCTATGGTTTGCATAATAGCACTTATCATAGGCTTTGTTGTGGCTGGTGCTTTGCAGGTCAGTGTGCTTGACGGTGATGACAAAAAACTCTGGAGTTACTGGGTATCATCCACAGCTGACGGTCACAAGGGCTTTTTGAGGAACAAATATATAATGATATTTGGTATGATAGCGCTGTTTTTGCTTTCTCTGCTGATTTTTGATACAGGTTATCGCAAATATCTCTCTTATGCAGAGCAAACAGATTTTTACAAGATCATGGCTGTCGCACTTCCGCTGAGCATTCTGCAGTTATTCCTTCGTGCGATAGATATTCCGTTTTATTATTTATTCGGCAAAAAGATCGGCAGTGTCATAAAAGTTATAATAATGTCAATAGGTGCTTTTATATTAATATTATATCTTATTGTGTATTCAGACAGCATGGATAAATTATTTGATTTTGGTAAGAGTCTGATAGATTCTAAATACATAACGCTGTCTGTGGTGGTTTTGATAAACCTTGTGATGTACTATCTGTCCTACCGATTGTCCTGCCTGGTGTATCATAAAGGTGCAGAGCATTATGACCACTAGATCAGATATAAAAAATTAATTACAATATAAAGATAGAAAAAATAAAACCATAATGCCGGTCATCAGCCGACATTAGCTATGTGTTAAAAACAAAATGTATATAAATATAATATTACTGAAGGCAGTCTGTGCGATGTGTGCAGGCTGCCTTTTATATGTAGTTAATGCGTGCTGGATGGTTATATTCGGATAATTTATTGTTAGGTTATAGATTTTCAAATTGCTTAATCAAACGTTAATAAATTCGCTAATTAAGTGGTAGCAAAGTCTTTTGAAAGTAAAAAATCTTATCATATACTTAACAGTTTGGAAATTTTCATATAGAATCGACATTCACGTTGTATGATATTTACAAAGATACAGATTAATTAATCAGAAACTATTGACAATGCTGTGAAAGTGTGATATAACTATTAATATGAAATACATAATCTGTCAAAATTATTAAGATTCATTAAAAAGGAGAGTGCGTAAATATGATGTTAAAGTTCTGCTATGCGAACGGTGATTCATATGCTGATGCGTGCTTTTCGCGATATCTATTGATAGATGCGCTCTTTGGATGATTTATCTTTCAGAGCGTTTTGTTTATTCATAAAAAGGAGGACGATTGAATGACAGAGATCGAACATTCAAATGTAGCGGTGCGTACCGCGAACGTACGCAAAATGAGTTAGTCAAAAATTTGAAAGGACAGGTGAATTTAATTATGGCACGTAATTTGTCAAAAGATCTTAAGAGAATGGTAGCAGGACTGTGTGCAGTTCTTATCGTAGGCGGAGCAGTTCCACTGCAGCCACTGGTTAATTTCGGCGGCACTATCAAAGCGGCGGCTACTGATATTGAAGCTACCTACACCAAGGACAGCCCCGAACTTGTTGATGGCGTAATACTAAAAAAAGGTGAGTCGATCGATTTAACAGGTACGAACAATCGATGCCACTTCTATACTGATACAAAAGTCGACATGTATTCTGACGGGTCTTTTACTAGTCATACGAACTGGTGGAATGGTGTTACCAGAATATATGTCGATGATCAGGGTAATGTCAAGGCTTATGTTGGTACTGGTAGTAATCCATATACAACTACTTTCATTCCAAATGACGGCTACACTTTCAAGTTTAGGTATGACAAAATTGAAGAAATTATCGAAGCTTATCAGGTGCCCAATTATGTCAAGGCAGAATCTATTTCTGATCTTAATAAAATGATTGAATGCCCAAATGAAAATGAAGCATATGAATGGGCATTTAGTCACTTAAATGAGGTCGGTCACGATTCAGACTTCCTGGTAATAGTAAGAAAATTAGAGGATGACTACGATGTTTATTGGTATGATCCCTCATTAGAATCTATATATCACTGCAGTAAAACTGAAACAGAAATTTCCGAATATATGGAAGTAGGCAACACTGTCTATTATATCCCCGATGTTGTAAAAACAGCCACTTTATCACCCGGTGGTTTTGTAGAAGGTGATGACTATGCGGTTGTAGGTAATGTTACTGAAGTATCCCCCGGAGATGTTGTAACTATCTATTCCAATAAGAAGTTCAAAACCGACAAGGACTATACTACTCTTGATTTTGAAAAGAATCCTGATACAGAGGGTGATTATGAAGATTTCAAGTAC
Encoded proteins:
- a CDS encoding ABC-2 transporter permease, with translation MKGLVYKEWKQNHRSILSMILCAFAPFALITLLEGEDSAMVCIIALIIGFVVAGALQVSVLDGDDKKLWSYWVSSTADGHKGFLRNKYIMIFGMIALFLLSLLIFDTGYRKYLSYAEQTDFYKIMAVALPLSILQLFLRAIDIPFYYLFGKKIGSVIKVIIMSIGAFILILYLIVYSDSMDKLFDFGKSLIDSKYITLSVVVLINLVMYYLSYRLSCLVYHKGAEHYDH